Part of the Parafrankia irregularis genome, TTCCTGCACCACGGCGCCCCCGGGCTCCTCCACCCCACCCACACCCTCGTCCTGCACCTGCAGCCCACCGACCTACGGCCAGACACCACCGCGACCGGCAGCACCACCCCGGCCGCCCTGCCCCCGACGGTCCTGCGACGCCTCGGCTGCGACAGCCTCGTCCAAGCCCTGCTCGTCGACCCGCACGGCAACCCACTGGCCCTCGGTCGCCGCCACCGCTTCCCCACCAGCCGGCTACGCACCGCCGTCCACGCCCGTGACCACGGCACCTGTCAGTACCCGGGCTGCGACCACACCCGATGGCTGAACATCCACCACCTCACCGGCTGGGCCAACGGCGGCCGCACCGACCTCGACAACCTCGTCCTCCTCTGCGGCACCCACCACCGCCACCTCCACGAGGAAGGCATCGTGCTCCGCAGAACCCCCGACGGCACCACCACCGCGCTGCTCCCCGACGGCCGCACCCTCACCCCCGCACCACCCGTCACACCCGGGGAACACCCCACCACCGCCCTCGCCGACGACACCGGGCACGTCGCACCAGACGCCGTCACCACCCGCGACGGCGGCCGGCTCAACCTCGGCGAATCCCTCTTCGTACTCCTCCAGGACCACGCAACCGTCGCGTAGCTAGCTTCGGGCGAGGTCGGCGGCGCCGACGATGCCGGCGGCGGAGCCGAGCGTGGCGACCACCACGTCGGCCTCCGGCCGGTGACCGCGGCCGGACAGCACCGAGCGGAACCGGGTGCGTGCCGGGCCGACCAGCAGCTCGCCCGCGTCCGAGACGCCACCGCCGACGACGAAGCGGCTCGGATCAAGGACGGCGGCCAGGTTCGCGAGACCCTGGCCGAGCCAGTGACCGACCTGCTCCAGGCATGCCAGCGCGGCCGGGTCACCCTGCTGCGCGGCGGCCGTGACATCCGGGCCGGTCAGGTCCGCTGCCTGGCGCCCGCCCAGCATCCGCAGAGCCGCCTCGGGCGACTCCGCCGCGATCTCACGAGCCGCCCGGACGACCGCCCGGCCGCTGGCGTACTGCTCCCAGCAACCGGTGTTCCCGCAGCCGCACTCGTGGCCACCGGGAACCATCTGCATGTGGCCCATCTCCGCGCCGATCCCGAACGCGCCACGGTGCAGCAGCCCGTTCAGGACGATGCCACCGCCGATGCCCGTCCCGACCGTGACGCAGACCAGGTCGGAATGGCCGCGGCCCGCGCCGAAGCGGTACTCGGCCCAGGCCATGGCGTTCGCGTCGTTCTCGACCACCACGGGCAGGCCGACACGGTCCGCCAGCACCTGCCGCAGCGGCTCGTCCCGCCACGCCAGGTTGGGCGCGAAGAGCACGGTGGAGCGATCCCGGTCGATCCAGCCCGCGGCGCCGACACCGACCGCGCGGATCTCGAAGCTCTGCCGCAGCTCGGCCACCAGTTCGACGACGACTTCGGCGACCTCGACCGGATCATGGCTCGGGGTCGGTCGCCGCGTGGAGGCCAGCACCGTCCCCTGGGCGTCGATGACACCGGCGGCGACCTTGGTCCCGCCGATGTCCACCCCGATCGCCAGGTCCCTGTCCCCCATGGGGGCGGCCGCCGACCCGGTGGTCACTGGGCGCTCACCTCACATTTATCTTCTGCACGCGGGGTCGGGCCGACCCCTGGGATGTTGGCTGGGATGTCGCTGTCGTCCGGCTCTCGGCCGGTTCGTCACGGTGATCAGCATTCCAGGCCCCCCAGGCCGCACGGACGGCGGCACCGAGCGACGTCGCGGCGGAGAGCAGGTGGCCGGCGACCTCCGCGACCTCGGCGTGCTCGCCGCGCAGACCGGCCAGGAGCCGACAGACCGGGCACACACAGCACGGCCACTCATGGCCGGCCGGCGCGGAGCCCGGTCCCGCGCCCGAGCCCGCCTTCGCGCCCGGGCCGGCCTCCGCGCCTTGGTCAGGCTCCGCGCCTTGGTCAGGCTCGGCGGCAACCTCGGAGGCGTCCTCCGGCGGGCGGGGTCCGTCCTGCGCGCGGGGATCGCGGTCCGCGGCCATCCATTTCTGGACCGCCGCCGCCAACAGGGCGGCCTCCTGCGCGAGCGAGCCGACAACCTCTCGCGCGCTTCCCTCGCCCGGACCGGCACCGGGCCGCTCACCCGCGGGTTCGCCCGCTGAGCCACCCGAACCCGGGCGGGCACCCGCGCCCGCGGGGCCGCGCAGCGTCGACTCGCTCACGCGCGGACCCACTGTGCCGGGTCGGGCACGAACGACACCGTCAGCCTGTCCTCGGCGAGGTGAGCGCCGAGGACGTCGCACCGGCGCAGCGCGGCCGGCAACGAGACATGCCGGCGATCCGATCCGACGCTGACGACGAGATCGTCCCCGACGCGGGCGAGATCCACCTCCGACCGGTGGACGAACGGCAGCTCGAACGACATCTCGTAGCCGGACTCGGTGCGTTCCACCCGTGGGGTGGCACCGTCCTCGCCGCGGTGCGTGCCGAGCACAGCGGCCGGGTCCCGCCCGTCGTAGGCCGCGGCGCCGAACGCCGCCAGCTCCTCAAGCCCGAGCGGCTCACCGGCCCGGTAGGCCGCGGCCAGCACCGGCAGCGGGGCGACCAGCTCCGCGATCTCGGCGAGCTGGTCGCGGTGCGCCGCCGCCCATCCCGCCCGCCACGCGTCGCCACCGTCCTGGCCGATCACCCGGTTCACGATCACCGCGTCCACCCCGATGCCATGCAGGGACAGCCCGCCCAGGGTGCGACGGGTCTGCGCGAGCGCGGACGTCTCGGGAGTCAGCACGAGCCGCACGCTGGTCACCGCCGGGTCCGCGAGCAGGGCGCGCATCTCGTGTGCGAGCGCCGCCAACCCGGAGACAGCCTCGTAGGCGGGCCCGGCCATGGCGGCGAGGCGCCCGACGAACCGGCCCGACAGCGGCACGGGCAGCGGCAGCCCCGGTCGCATCCAGCGGGCGAGCGCCCCGTCGGGCGGGCCCAGCCGCCGGCAGCCCCAGGCGAGCGTCTCCGGGCTGGCGAGCAGCCGCAGGGCGGCGCTCGCCGGCCCCGCGTCGACGACGACGACGTCATAGCGGTCGGCCCTGATCCGGTCGCGCAGCTCCAGCAGCGTCAGCGCCTCCAGGGCACCGGGCAGCCGCAGGAGCTCCTCAACCTCAAGCGGGTCGAGGTCGAGGCCGGAGTCGGGCAGCCCGGCGGCGATCAGCGCGCGGACCCGCGGCCACCGCTCGGCGAACGCGTGCCGCAGATCGGTCTGGAGGGCGAACAGCCCGGATTCGAGCTCGACCTCGGCCGGCCCCAGCGGATGGTCCAGGACACCGGCGAGGCCGGCGGCCGGGTCCACGGAGACGACGAGAGTCCGATAGCCGCGCTGGGCCGCGAGGGTGGCGGTCGCCGCGGCGACCGTCGTGGTCCCGCCCCCGCCCTTGCCCGTAAGGAGCACACACCGCACCGGTGGTCAGCTCTCCGCGAGCTTCTCGACGTGCTTCTTCAGGTCCTTCAGCGCCGCGTCGACGATGCCGGTCTGGACCTTGCGCCGCAGAATGCCGGGGATCTTGACCTTCAGCTCCACCGTGAGCTCGTAGGTCACCTCGGTGCGACCGTCGCCGAGATCACGCAGGGTGTAGCCGCCGTCCTGGGCGGACATCGTCTGGCCGGAGACGAGGCTCCAGCTGACCTGCTCGTCGCCCTTCCAGACGTACTCGTTGACGAACTCGTCCTTCACCACGACCGCGTTGATCCGGAACCGGGCCTGCTGCGGACGGCCTTCCGGCCCCACCGCGAGGATCTCGGCCTCCTCGATCTGCCCCACCCAGGTCGGGTAGGCGGCGATGTCCGCGATGGCCCCCATGACGACAGCCGGCCGGGCATCGATGACGATCGACGACTGCGCGTGATCCGCCATAAGCCGTCCGCACCTCCACATCTCATCGCCCCGGCGGAGACAGCGGGCCGGTCGCGAGGCCGCACGCTGTGACCGGCGGTGGCTACTGACCCGCGCCGCAGGGCACAGGACGAATGCCCGATCGATCGTTGAGGCTACCGGAATCCCGGCGCCGCGCCGGGTGGCCTACCACTCGAGGACGTACGGCGTGCCCCGCGCGTTGAAGTGGCCCACGTTCACACAGCGGGTGGTGCCGATTTCCAGCTCCGCGACCAGCGGCTGGTGTACGTGCCCGAACAGCACATACCGCGGCCGCGTCGCGTGGATCGCCTCCAGCACGGCCTTGCTGCCACGCTCGAAACGCTCGGCGACGGTGTCGTAGACCAGTTCGGGGACATGCGGCGGGATGTGGCAGCACAGGACGTCCACCGCCCCCACGGCGGCCACCTTCGCCGCGTAGGCGTCGTCGTCGATCTCGAACGGGGTGTTCATCGGCGTCCGTAGGCCGCCGCCGACGAAACCGAAGGTCAGGCCGCCGATCTCGACGGTCTGGCCATCCAGCAGGGTCACCCCGTCACGCAGGAAGTCGGGGTAGAGCTCCGGCAGGTCCACGTTGCCGTAGGTGAGGTAGGTCGGCGTCGGGAAGGCGGCGAACATGGCGGCGTACTGGCGCCGGATGGCGGCTTCCACAACGGCCGACCGGTTGCCGTCGACACTCGCCCACAGTTTGCGGGACCATTCCCGCGCCTCGTCGAACCGCTGCTCGGTCCGCAGCTCGATCATCCGGCGCACCGCCTCGGCGCCGAAGAGGTCGCCCATGATCCCGCGGCTGTGATCCCGGTAGTCGATGAACAGGATCAGATCGCCGAGGCAGATGAAGGCGTCGGCACCCACGGCGGCGCCCGGGATCGCGTCCGACCGCC contains:
- a CDS encoding HNH endonuclease gives rise to the protein FLHHGAPGLLHPTHTLVLHLQPTDLRPDTTATGSTTPAALPPTVLRRLGCDSLVQALLVDPHGNPLALGRRHRFPTSRLRTAVHARDHGTCQYPGCDHTRWLNIHHLTGWANGGRTDLDNLVLLCGTHHRHLHEEGIVLRRTPDGTTTALLPDGRTLTPAPPVTPGEHPTTALADDTGHVAPDAVTTRDGGRLNLGESLFVLLQDHATVA
- a CDS encoding ArsA family ATPase, which produces MRCVLLTGKGGGGTTTVAAATATLAAQRGYRTLVVSVDPAAGLAGVLDHPLGPAEVELESGLFALQTDLRHAFAERWPRVRALIAAGLPDSGLDLDPLEVEELLRLPGALEALTLLELRDRIRADRYDVVVVDAGPASAALRLLASPETLAWGCRRLGPPDGALARWMRPGLPLPVPLSGRFVGRLAAMAGPAYEAVSGLAALAHEMRALLADPAVTSVRLVLTPETSALAQTRRTLGGLSLHGIGVDAVIVNRVIGQDGGDAWRAGWAAAHRDQLAEIAELVAPLPVLAAAYRAGEPLGLEELAAFGAAAYDGRDPAAVLGTHRGEDGATPRVERTESGYEMSFELPFVHRSEVDLARVGDDLVVSVGSDRRHVSLPAALRRCDVLGAHLAEDRLTVSFVPDPAQWVRA
- a CDS encoding SRPBCC family protein; protein product: MADHAQSSIVIDARPAVVMGAIADIAAYPTWVGQIEEAEILAVGPEGRPQQARFRINAVVVKDEFVNEYVWKGDEQVSWSLVSGQTMSAQDGGYTLRDLGDGRTEVTYELTVELKVKIPGILRRKVQTGIVDAALKDLKKHVEKLAES
- a CDS encoding metallophosphoesterase family protein, which codes for MRVHVVSDVHGRSDAIPGAAVGADAFICLGDLILFIDYRDHSRGIMGDLFGAEAVRRMIELRTEQRFDEAREWSRKLWASVDGNRSAVVEAAIRRQYAAMFAAFPTPTYLTYGNVDLPELYPDFLRDGVTLLDGQTVEIGGLTFGFVGGGLRTPMNTPFEIDDDAYAAKVAAVGAVDVLCCHIPPHVPELVYDTVAERFERGSKAVLEAIHATRPRYVLFGHVHQPLVAELEIGTTRCVNVGHFNARGTPYVLEW
- a CDS encoding ROK family glucokinase; protein product: MTTGSAAAPMGDRDLAIGVDIGGTKVAAGVIDAQGTVLASTRRPTPSHDPVEVAEVVVELVAELRQSFEIRAVGVGAAGWIDRDRSTVLFAPNLAWRDEPLRQVLADRVGLPVVVENDANAMAWAEYRFGAGRGHSDLVCVTVGTGIGGGIVLNGLLHRGAFGIGAEMGHMQMVPGGHECGCGNTGCWEQYASGRAVVRAAREIAAESPEAALRMLGGRQAADLTGPDVTAAAQQGDPAALACLEQVGHWLGQGLANLAAVLDPSRFVVGGGVSDAGELLVGPARTRFRSVLSGRGHRPEADVVVATLGSAAGIVGAADLARS